In Ailuropoda melanoleuca isolate Jingjing chromosome 7, ASM200744v2, whole genome shotgun sequence, one genomic interval encodes:
- the LOC100479285 gene encoding olfactory receptor 13C7 gives MGRTNQSSVTEFVLLGLSDYPELEAIYFVLVLCMYLVILLGNGVIIIVSVCDTHLHTPMYFFLSNLSFLDICYTSSSIPLFLSSFLMSKKTISFSGCGVQMFLSFAMGATECVLLSMMAFDRYVAICNPLRYSIIMSKTSYVPMAAGSWIAGVVNSVLQTSLAMWLPFCGDNIINHFTCEILAVLKLACADISINVISMVVANIIFLVVPVLFIFVSYVFILSTILRIPSAEGKRKAFSTCSAHLTVVIIFYGTILFMYAKPKAKDSSGADKVQVTDKIISLFYGVVTPMLNPLIYSLRNKDVKEAVKNVLCRKCSSEGM, from the coding sequence atggGAAGGACCAATCAGTCTTCTGTGACAGAATTTGTCCTTTTGGGACTTTCTGACTATCCAGAACTTGAGGCCATTTATTTTGTGCTGGTCCTATGTATGTACCTGGTGATCCTGCTGGGAAATGGAGTCATCATCATTGTAAGTGTCTGTGACACCCACCtgcacacccccatgtactttttcctcagtAACTTATCGTTCTTGGATATTTGCTATACCAGTTCTTCTATTCCCCTATTTCTCAGCAGCTTCTTAATGTCAAAGAAAACCATTTCCTTCTCTGGATGTGGAGTGCAAATGTTTCTCTCCTTTGCTATGGGAGCCACAGAGTGTGTCCTTCTAAGCATGATGGCAtttgaccgctatgtggccatctgtaacccTCTGCGATACTCCATTATTATGAGCAAGACTTCATATGTGCCCATGGCTGCTGGGTCCTGGATTGCAGGAGTTGTCAATTCTGTGTTGCAAACCTCTCTTGCAATGTGGCTTCCTTTCTGTGGGGATAATATCATTAATCATTTTACTTGTGAAATCTTGGCTGTCTTAAAATTGGCCTGTGCTGATATCTCCATAAATGTTATTAGCATGGTTGTTgctaatataatttttcttgtggtcccagtacttttcatttttgtttcctatgttttcattctctccaCCATCCTGAGGATTCCTTCTGCAGAGGGGAAGCGCAAAGCCTTCTCCACTTGCTCCGCCCACTTAACAGTGGTGATTATATTCTATGGAACCATCCTCTTCATGTATGCAAAACCCAAGGCTAAAGACTCTTCTGGTGCAGACAAGGTACAAGTCACAGACAAAATCATCTCTCTCTTCTATGGAGTTGTGACACCTATGCTTAATCCCCTCATCTATAGTTTGAGGAACAAAGATGTGAAGGAAGCTGTGAAGAATGTACTCTGTCGGAAATGCTCCTCAGAGGGAATGTGA